Genomic segment of Desulforhopalus sp.:
GGGGCGTACAAAGGAACTACTACAAAGGAATTCTCTCCGAGAGTTTTAATCAGTTCCTCCGGTACCAGGCAGTTGTCGGCTTGGCCATTTTGGACATGAATTGTCTCGTTGGTGCGGCTGGCATAAATTAGAACATGGTCATGAGCGTCCGGTGAAACCCGTAATGTTTTGATAATCTGATTGACAGCGATGTCCTCGTTGATTGTCTTGTCTTGAATATCTTCGAGGATATCATCTAATTGCAGGCCCTTTTCTTTGATGGAACTCCAAACCCGGCCGGCCTCTTCGCGTGAAGGAGGACCGATCGCCAATTGCCCTTCAAGAAAACCGTTTCTAGTATTAAACAGTGTGAGGAAGGCGCGGTTGAACTGCAGGCCGTCTTCAGAGGTTATACCCACCAGGATCGCTTGCAGGATGCCGCGCAGCTCCACGGTGTTCAGGTAGGCCGTGTTCATTTTCAGGTTGAGATGATGGAGAAAGCGCATCCGGGTGTTGGTTTTCTGCAGTTCTTGTTGAAAGATAAGGCTGTTTATTGCTAAGCGCCTTTTTTGCAGTGTGCTTTGAACGGTGTGGAGAAACTGCTTAATATTGACAGGCTTAATGAGATAGTCGTCGGCCCCATGGCGCAGGCACTCCAAAGCAATCTGTATGTCGGTCGTCCCAGTGACCATAATTATTCCAAGGTCTGGATATTTTGGGGCGATATCTTTGAGGATCTCATTGCCGTTTTGGTCGGGTAGCTCAATGTCGAGGAGGGCCAGGGCGATCTTTTTCGTCGCGAGAAGCTGGTAAAACTCACTGGCGTTACTGGCACGGACTACGGGGAAACCCTTGCTGCCGAGATAGTGGGAGAGCAGAAGAACTATCTCCGGCGAGTCATCGACGACAGCAACACATTCCTCAGGTGCAAGCAAATCGGGATTTGCAAGCGGTGATCG
This window contains:
- a CDS encoding response regulator encodes the protein MVEILQPQDPRSPLANPDLLAPEECVAVVDDSPEIVLLLSHYLGSKGFPVVRASNASEFYQLLATKKIALALLDIELPDQNGNEILKDIAPKYPDLGIIMVTGTTDIQIALECLRHGADDYLIKPVNIKQFLHTVQSTLQKRRLAINSLIFQQELQKTNTRMRFLHHLNLKMNTAYLNTVELRGILQAILVGITSEDGLQFNRAFLTLFNTRNGFLEGQLAIGPPSREEAGRVWSSIKEKGLQLDDILEDIQDKTINEDIAVNQIIKTLRVSPDAHDHVLIYASRTNETIHVQNGQADNCLVPEELIKTLGENSFVVVPLYAPGKALGAMIVDNFVTGAPITDEDISGLKIFASQASLAIEHSRLYEAMTEKIEALEIVTQELEKSKDLLIEAERTAAVGHMSAQLLHAIRNPLTSIGGTSRLLAKKVTDQYLINFLNIITQESNKIEAILEDLFSFVEGKELVLEQKPIFSIIRKSLMIYYMVMKQNKIEYTLALEGTGPSIPVDENKIRQVFLHLVKNCIEAMPSGGTLQISAKENDTLVTILVADSGPGIPPETLPHVKDPFFTTKTYGNGLGLALVEQIVHKHGGFFTIQDGPEGGTVATVALPKTRSTATSG